Below is a genomic region from Gemmatimonadota bacterium.
TGTTCCCCTTCGACTCGATCTTCCATTCCAGGACCAGCTCGAACGAGTCGAACTGCTTGTCGGTCATGATGTCGCCGGTGGTGGCGGTCTTCACCATCATCCCATCCTTCGCCTCCCACCCCGTCATCTGCCCCGGCTTCTGGTAGAGATGCCATCCCTTCATGCTCTTGCCGTCGAAGAGCAGCGTCCAGCCGGCCTTCTTCTCGGCCTCGGTCAGGGTGTTCGGGGTGGCATGCATGGCGCTCATGTCATGTTGGGCGTGAGCGGTTGCCGCACCGGCAAGCATCGCCACGGCGCAGGAAACGAGCACGCGAGCAGGCGCGCGTCGGAACATCGGCTGGCCTCGGAGCAAAGGGGAGTGGAGGGAACCCCGAAGCTTACGGGACCGAGGACACTGGCGCAACGAGACGCCGAACCGCCTCCGCCCCGACCGGCCGCAACAACCCGAACGTCTTCCCCTCGATCGTCTTGAGCGTCGAGTCGGTGGTGGCGAGCCACCCTGCCGACGGCTGCACCTTCCGCATCCGGTAGTCGAGGGCCTCAAGACCGATGCGGCCCAGGGTGTTGAGGGCGCGGGCCACCAGGAGTCCATCCGTCGCCATCGGGGTCCGCCCAACCATCGCGTCGAGCAGCGGCGTGAAGCCCTGCATCGCCCGGAAGTGGTCGGCCAGGACGCCCCCGGCGCGCGCATCGCCCTGCACGGCCTGCTCGGCGAGCGCCTGCATCCGCCAGCCATTCCAAGGGTCGGGGCGCGCCGCGTCGATCAACCGGGTGAGTGGCGAGAACTGATTGGTGCCGCGCCCCGCAAAACCGCGCGGCCGGGCGTACTCCAGCAGTCCGACCAGCGTGGCGGCATCGTCGCCCTCGGCAAAGCGGCGCACCATCCGCGCCGTGTGCGACTCATGCACCGGCCCGACTTCCTCGAGCCGACGCGAGAAGACCTCGAGCCGGCGATACATGTCGGGGACATCGCGCACCGACGCCGGCGACCAGAAGCGCTCGGCCACACCCGCCAGCCGCGGCCAGAGGCGCGAGTCGATCGTCTCCTGCGTGATGTACTCCCCCCACATGCACGCCTCGCCGCCCAGCACCAGCGCCTGCTGCGCCGGCGTGAGATCGTGTCCCGCGGGGAGCGGATCGCTCAGGTACATCTCGGTGGTGGTCTTGATGTGGTCGAGGTAGTACGGCGCCGAGAGGATCGCCTGACGGCCCTGCTTCGCCGCGGTGATCAGGTAGTTGGTGCCGCGCCACGACTGGATCACCGCGCCGGCAGGGAGATTGGGGGCGAGGATCTCGTCCCAGCCCACCGGCTGGCGGCCATGCTTCTTGAGGATCGCGAAGAGCCGGGTGTTGAAGTGGGTCTGCAGCGCGTGCGCATCGGCGATGCGGTTCGCCTTCATCCACGCCTGGATGGTCGGGTTCGCCTTCCACTCCGTCGGCTCGACCTCGTCGCCACCGATGTGCCACGACTTGTCGGGGAAGAGGGTGACCATCTCGGCGATGAAGGTGTCGAGGAAGCGGTAGGTGCTCTCGACCGTCGGGTTGATCGCCGGATGCGACACGCCCCACTTCCGGTCGATCTGGTACGGCCCCTTGCCGCTCGCCAGTTCGGGGTAGGCCGCGAACCACGCCGTCATGTGGCCCGGCATGTCGAACTCGGGGACCACGCGAATGCCGCGATCCGCTGCGTAGGCCACCACGGCCTTCACCTGCGCCTGCGTGTAGTGGTCGCCGTCCGAGCCCAGTTCGTGGAGCTTGGGGAACGCCTTCACCTCGACGCGGAAGCCCTGGTCTTCGCTCAGGTGCCAGTGGAGGACGTTCAGCTTCGCCATCGCCATCCCGTCGATGGTGCGCGTGATCACCTCGACCGGGATGAAGTGGCGGCCAGCGTCGACCAGGACACCGCGCCAGCGGAAGCGCGGCGCATCGGTGATCGTCGCCATCTGCAGCGAGGCCCCGCTGGCATCCTGCTGATAGAGCTGAAGCACCGTCTCCAGGCCGCGGATCGCGCCAACAACCGTCGGCGCCGTGAGCGTGACGGTCTGTTTGGTCACGTCGAGTCGGTAGGACTCGTCGTCATCGAGCGACGGCACCGCCGGCGAGGCCCGCCCCACCTGAACGATCAATCCTTTGGTCGGCGCCGTGCCCCCGATGCTCCGCGGCAGCGCCACCACCATCCGTGCCTCGAGTCGCCGCATGGCCCGCTGTACCGCCCGCTCCAGCCGCGGGTCACGGTAGCCGGTGATCGCCGCGGTGAACGTCGAGTCCAGCAGCAGGGAGCCCGCCCCCATCGTCACCGAGGCCGGGACCGGGAGGAGGTTGTGCTGCTGGTCCGGAACAGGCTGGCCGAAAAGGCCTGCCATCAGGGCAAGGGGTGCGAGGCGCATGGTCGGTCGGGGTTGGAGTAGTCCTCAATATACGCAAGGCGGGCATCGATCATCGATGATCGATCATCGATGATCGATAGCAGCCCCGGCCCCCCCCCCCCCCCTGAGCCTACACAAGACTCAGACTATACTTCCCGAATGCACCTCACCTCCCTCCACCGCTACCCCATCAAAGCCTGCCGCGGCCACGCCATCGACTCCGCCGTGGTCGATGCGCTCGGCTTCGTCGGCGACCGTCGCTTCATGCTGGTCGACAGCAACGACCGCTTCGTTTCGCAGCGGGAGGCCGCGGTGCTGGCGACGGTCACCCCGACCTTCGACGGCAGCATCCTCACCGTCGAGGCGCCCGGGGTCGAGACGCTGGTGCTTGAGCTCGATCCGCAGGGCGCCTCGCGCGACGTGACGATCTGGAATGACCAGGTCACCGCCACCGACCAGGGTGACCATGCCGCCGAGTGGTTTGCGGAGGTGGTCGGCCATCCCTGCCGGTTGGTGCACTTCGGCGGCGAGGCGACCAGGCGGCTCGATCCGCGCTACTCGCCCAGGCCCGACGCGGAGACCGCCTTCGCCGACGGCTATCCGGTGCTGGCGGTGCTGCAGGAATCGCTCGACGACCTCAACCACCGCCTCGAGCATCCCGTGCCGATGGCCCGCTTTCGCCCCAACATCGTCCTCACCGGCGCGCCGGCCTGGAGCGAGGACGCCTGGACCACGCTCACGCTGGGCGACGTCACCTTCGATGCGGTGAAGCCGTGCGCGCGCTGCACTGTCCTCACCGTCGATCAGCAGACAGGTGCCCGCGACCCGCAGCAGGAGCCGCTCCGGACCCTCGCGACCTTCCGAAACAT
It encodes:
- a CDS encoding family 20 glycosylhydrolase codes for the protein MAGLFGQPVPDQQHNLLPVPASVTMGAGSLLLDSTFTAAITGYRDPRLERAVQRAMRRLEARMVVALPRSIGGTAPTKGLIVQVGRASPAVPSLDDDESYRLDVTKQTVTLTAPTVVGAIRGLETVLQLYQQDASGASLQMATITDAPRFRWRGVLVDAGRHFIPVEVITRTIDGMAMAKLNVLHWHLSEDQGFRVEVKAFPKLHELGSDGDHYTQAQVKAVVAYAADRGIRVVPEFDMPGHMTAWFAAYPELASGKGPYQIDRKWGVSHPAINPTVESTYRFLDTFIAEMVTLFPDKSWHIGGDEVEPTEWKANPTIQAWMKANRIADAHALQTHFNTRLFAILKKHGRQPVGWDEILAPNLPAGAVIQSWRGTNYLITAAKQGRQAILSAPYYLDHIKTTTEMYLSDPLPAGHDLTPAQQALVLGGEACMWGEYITQETIDSRLWPRLAGVAERFWSPASVRDVPDMYRRLEVFSRRLEEVGPVHESHTARMVRRFAEGDDAATLVGLLEYARPRGFAGRGTNQFSPLTRLIDAARPDPWNGWRMQALAEQAVQGDARAGGVLADHFRAMQGFTPLLDAMVGRTPMATDGLLVARALNTLGRIGLEALDYRMRKVQPSAGWLATTDSTLKTIEGKTFGLLRPVGAEAVRRLVAPVSSVP
- a CDS encoding MOSC domain-containing protein; this encodes MHLTSLHRYPIKACRGHAIDSAVVDALGFVGDRRFMLVDSNDRFVSQREAAVLATVTPTFDGSILTVEAPGVETLVLELDPQGASRDVTIWNDQVTATDQGDHAAEWFAEVVGHPCRLVHFGGEATRRLDPRYSPRPDAETAFADGYPVLAVLQESLDDLNHRLEHPVPMARFRPNIVLTGAPAWSEDAWTTLTLGDVTFDAVKPCARCTVLTVDQQTGARDPQQEPLRTLATFRNIPGRGTMFGVNLVARGNGVVSRKS